The following are encoded together in the Paludisphaera mucosa genome:
- a CDS encoding ThuA domain-containing protein, with amino-acid sequence MVLLSVATATAQEPKRLLVVGQSKGYQHDAVSTAMATFYDLGRSTGQWEATLRTDCGNITKMPLKYEAKNLDKFDAVVFFTDGDLDMDDAQKADLLAFIRDDGKGFLGVHSATITFPSWPEYRRMLGGAFDGHPWGQFEAPLIVEDRDFPGFRSLPPSFTLKDEIYQIQGFSRADARILLRLDPDRIDRSKKGVHDRGDFPVAWARPYGKGRVLYNGLGHRREVWERTEFRDMWVESTRWVLGLAPGDATPRPRP; translated from the coding sequence ATGGTCCTGCTATCAGTCGCCACGGCCACGGCCCAGGAGCCCAAACGGTTGCTGGTCGTCGGCCAGAGCAAGGGGTATCAGCACGACGCCGTCTCGACGGCGATGGCGACGTTCTACGACCTGGGCCGGAGCACGGGGCAGTGGGAGGCGACGCTCCGCACCGACTGCGGGAACATCACGAAGATGCCGCTGAAATACGAGGCGAAGAACCTCGATAAATTCGACGCCGTCGTCTTCTTCACCGACGGCGACCTCGACATGGACGACGCCCAGAAGGCCGACCTGCTCGCGTTCATCCGCGACGACGGCAAGGGGTTCCTCGGCGTCCACAGCGCGACGATCACGTTCCCGTCGTGGCCCGAGTACCGCCGCATGCTCGGCGGGGCCTTCGACGGCCACCCCTGGGGCCAGTTCGAAGCCCCGCTGATCGTCGAGGATCGCGACTTCCCGGGCTTCCGGTCCCTCCCGCCGAGCTTCACGCTGAAGGACGAAATCTACCAGATCCAGGGCTTCTCGCGGGCCGACGCGCGGATCTTGCTGCGACTCGACCCCGATCGCATCGATCGGTCCAAGAAAGGCGTGCACGATCGCGGCGATTTCCCCGTCGCCTGGGCTCGGCCGTATGGCAAGGGCCGCGTGCTCTACAACGGCCTGGGCCATCGCCGGGAGGTCTGGGAACGGACCGAATTCCGCGACATGTGGGTCGAGTCGACCCGCTGGGTCCTGGGGCTCGCTCCCGGCGACGCCACGCCAAGGCCGAGGCCCTGA
- a CDS encoding glycosyltransferase family 9 protein, producing the protein MIRSPTDLKPVRTGRYRYSKLRWRILVRAFDAAGGLVAPIWRRLRPPREVDAPRRILVVQLDHLGDAVLTAPLIGQLRNAYPQAEIDVLASPSNHEVFEADANVTRVRIAERTWFERSPSRRGLAAEVWRLGASLRDDRYDLGIDVRGDVLSILVLAIGGVARRVGFAMGGGSFLLTDVAEWAPGRHEVRSRLALLEPLGVAPDFGGRALVHVRDDDRAEVAARLLDAWPRRAGRRRGRVARTAPGRESDASLQAEQFRPHPPMLAVHLGAGTAAKRWPKRHWKALIERFLGDGWRVVIVGGPEDPPLSRILTPDDRLVDWSGRLTVPQTTALLERADLFIGADSGPAHLAASAGATSVILFSGTNNPVQWRPWSSRSLVLRNRVACRPCHQKTCPLADHPCMTGLEPDRVYRAARRWLARTNRTEPAREASPSRDLEIAYEHDYNPAT; encoded by the coding sequence ATGATCAGGTCGCCGACTGACCTCAAGCCTGTTCGGACCGGGCGCTATCGCTACAGCAAGCTGCGATGGCGGATCCTGGTGCGCGCGTTCGACGCGGCCGGCGGCCTCGTCGCGCCGATCTGGCGACGGCTGCGGCCCCCCCGCGAGGTCGACGCGCCCCGACGGATCCTCGTCGTCCAGCTCGACCATCTGGGCGACGCCGTCCTGACCGCGCCGCTGATCGGGCAGCTCCGCAACGCCTATCCCCAGGCCGAGATCGACGTCCTGGCCTCGCCCAGCAATCACGAGGTCTTCGAGGCCGACGCCAACGTGACGCGGGTGCGGATCGCCGAGCGGACGTGGTTCGAGCGCAGCCCGTCGCGGCGCGGGCTCGCGGCCGAGGTCTGGCGGCTCGGCGCCTCGCTCCGCGACGACCGCTACGACCTGGGCATCGACGTCCGCGGCGACGTGCTCTCGATCCTCGTCCTGGCGATCGGCGGCGTCGCGCGGCGCGTCGGCTTCGCGATGGGGGGCGGCTCGTTCCTGCTGACCGACGTCGCCGAATGGGCGCCCGGCCGCCACGAGGTCCGCTCGCGGCTCGCCCTGCTCGAACCCCTGGGCGTCGCCCCCGACTTCGGCGGCCGCGCCCTCGTCCACGTCCGCGACGACGACCGCGCCGAGGTCGCCGCCCGCCTGCTCGACGCCTGGCCCCGCCGCGCCGGCCGCCGCCGCGGCCGCGTCGCGAGGACGGCCCCGGGCCGCGAGTCCGACGCCAGCCTGCAGGCCGAACAGTTTCGTCCCCACCCGCCCATGCTGGCCGTCCACCTCGGCGCCGGGACGGCCGCCAAGCGCTGGCCGAAGCGGCACTGGAAGGCGCTCATCGAGCGCTTCCTGGGCGACGGCTGGCGGGTCGTCATCGTGGGCGGACCCGAAGACCCCCCGCTCTCGCGGATCCTGACGCCCGACGACCGGCTCGTCGACTGGTCGGGGCGATTGACCGTCCCCCAGACGACGGCCCTGCTCGAACGCGCCGATCTGTTCATCGGCGCCGATTCCGGTCCGGCCCACCTGGCGGCCTCGGCCGGCGCGACCTCGGTGATCCTCTTCAGCGGCACGAACAACCCGGTCCAGTGGCGGCCCTGGTCGTCGCGATCGCTGGTGCTCCGCAACCGCGTCGCGTGCCGGCCCTGCCACCAGAAGACGTGCCCCCTGGCCGACCATCCCTGCATGACGGGCCTCGAACCCGACCGCGTCTACCGGGCCGCGCGACGCTGGCTGGCCCGGACGAACCGCACCGAGCCCGCGCGAGAGGCCTCCCCGTCCCGCGACCTGGAGATCGCCTATGAACACGACTACAACCCTGCGACCTGA
- a CDS encoding bifunctional 5,10-methylenetetrahydrofolate dehydrogenase/5,10-methenyltetrahydrofolate cyclohydrolase has translation MPAEILDGKALAERVRGELAVEVAEFRDRTGITPGLSVVLVGEDPASRVYVRNKENAVKAAGMHGEVIRLPAETTQAKVLATVDRLNADTAVHGILVQLPLPKYLDPAEVIERVDPLKDVDGFNTVNVGLLAQGNPRFVPCTPLGIIELLKDAGVETRGAHVVVLGRSQVVGKPVALLLLQKGKGADATVTVCHTGTKDPARFAREADVLIAAMGQPEAVKADWVKPHAVVIDVGIHRKADGKLCGDVDFAEVAEVAGKITPVPGGVGPMTVAMLLRNTLFAAKLSAESRG, from the coding sequence GTGCCTGCTGAGATCCTGGATGGGAAGGCCCTGGCCGAGCGGGTCCGCGGCGAGCTGGCGGTCGAGGTGGCGGAGTTCCGCGACCGGACGGGGATCACGCCGGGGCTCTCGGTGGTGTTGGTCGGCGAGGATCCGGCGAGCCGGGTGTACGTCCGCAACAAGGAGAACGCCGTCAAGGCCGCCGGGATGCACGGCGAGGTGATCCGGCTGCCGGCCGAGACGACCCAGGCGAAGGTGCTCGCCACCGTCGACCGCCTCAACGCCGACACGGCCGTCCACGGCATCCTCGTCCAGCTCCCGCTGCCGAAGTACCTCGACCCCGCCGAGGTGATCGAGCGCGTCGACCCGCTCAAGGACGTCGACGGCTTCAACACGGTCAACGTCGGCCTGCTCGCCCAGGGGAACCCCCGGTTCGTCCCCTGCACGCCGCTCGGCATCATCGAGCTACTCAAGGACGCCGGAGTCGAGACCCGGGGCGCGCACGTCGTGGTGCTCGGCCGCTCGCAGGTCGTCGGCAAGCCGGTGGCGCTCCTGCTGCTGCAGAAAGGCAAGGGGGCCGACGCCACCGTGACCGTCTGCCACACCGGCACGAAGGACCCGGCCCGGTTCGCCCGCGAGGCCGACGTGCTGATCGCCGCGATGGGCCAGCCCGAGGCGGTCAAGGCCGACTGGGTCAAGCCCCACGCCGTCGTCATCGACGTGGGGATCCACCGCAAGGCCGACGGCAAGCTCTGCGGCGACGTCGACTTCGCCGAGGTCGCGGAGGTCGCCGGCAAGATCACGCCCGTCCCCGGCGGCGTCGGGCCGATGACTGTGGCCATGCTCCTGCGCAACACCCTGTTCGCCGCCAAGCTCTCCGCCGAAAGCCGAGGATGA
- a CDS encoding sugar phosphate isomerase/epimerase family protein — protein sequence MKIGLYSITYLGMWYRGEALTLPEMIEKAAEFGYDGIEIDGKRPHGNPLDWPTGRCRDLAGLARDRGVPIYAVAANNDFSNPVPEVREAQICYLRELIRMTADMGAPTLRVFLAWWGVTRHPQLATYDIAEGYWPIVHEKFSHDEIWGWCREALVECSRYAAEAGVTLCLQNHKPLIKDHTDVLKMVREVDSPHLKVCLDAPLMPDRSGPAIDAAAREVGDLQVLTHFGGEFERRADGSIHGFERNDGVVGEDTERYYRDFARSMNAIGYDGYIGYELCHQLPVVDGRTVGIEYAHENARLAAEFMRNLIEAESAVGSGVAR from the coding sequence GTGAAGATCGGCCTCTACAGCATCACGTATCTGGGCATGTGGTACCGCGGCGAGGCGCTGACCCTGCCCGAGATGATCGAGAAGGCGGCGGAATTCGGGTACGACGGCATCGAGATCGACGGCAAGCGCCCCCACGGCAACCCGCTCGACTGGCCGACCGGCCGGTGCCGCGACCTCGCCGGCCTGGCCCGCGACCGTGGCGTGCCGATCTACGCCGTCGCCGCCAACAACGACTTCAGCAACCCCGTGCCCGAGGTCCGCGAGGCCCAGATCTGCTACCTCCGCGAGCTGATCCGGATGACCGCCGACATGGGCGCGCCGACGCTCCGCGTGTTCCTCGCCTGGTGGGGCGTGACCCGGCACCCGCAGCTCGCCACCTACGACATCGCCGAGGGCTACTGGCCGATCGTCCACGAGAAGTTCTCGCACGACGAGATCTGGGGGTGGTGCCGCGAGGCCCTCGTCGAGTGCTCGCGGTACGCGGCCGAGGCCGGCGTCACGCTCTGCCTCCAGAACCACAAGCCGCTCATCAAGGACCACACGGACGTCTTGAAGATGGTCCGCGAGGTCGACTCGCCGCACCTCAAGGTCTGCCTCGACGCCCCCCTCATGCCCGACCGCAGCGGCCCGGCGATCGACGCCGCGGCGCGCGAGGTGGGCGACCTCCAGGTGCTCACCCATTTCGGCGGCGAGTTCGAGCGCCGGGCCGACGGCTCGATCCACGGCTTCGAGCGCAACGACGGCGTCGTCGGCGAGGACACCGAGCGCTACTATCGCGACTTCGCCCGCTCGATGAACGCCATCGGCTACGACGGCTACATCGGCTACGAGCTGTGCCACCAGCTCCCCGTCGTCGACGGCCGGACGGTCGGGATCGAGTACGCCCACGAGAACGCCCGCCTCGCCGCCGAGTTCATGCGGAACCTGATCGAGGCGGAGTCCGCCGTGGGAAGCGGGGTGGCGCGATGA
- a CDS encoding class I SAM-dependent methyltransferase yields the protein MISAHEAEVTFRFDALHWRFKDALDPEDYRLRGVLDAIGPVAGLRVLDLGCGKGRFARALQDHGATVTGLDLSTAMLAEADGIARVRGSARSLPFPSGSFDAVIAVEVFEHLDPATWDETIAEASRVLTPRGALAIVDKSLASFNSQRPWMPSALVKKIDERRGRWMYPSDGPVRERWFWPSRLRKELLKSFADVRVVHLLSPAEKRLMLFRRLPSARLMALWVARGGGGSNV from the coding sequence ATGATCTCGGCACACGAGGCGGAAGTCACGTTCCGGTTCGACGCCCTGCACTGGCGTTTCAAGGACGCGCTCGACCCCGAGGACTACCGGTTGCGCGGGGTGCTCGACGCCATCGGGCCGGTCGCGGGACTCCGCGTGCTCGACCTGGGCTGCGGCAAGGGCCGGTTCGCCCGCGCCCTGCAGGACCACGGCGCGACCGTGACGGGCCTCGACCTATCGACGGCGATGCTGGCCGAGGCCGACGGGATCGCCCGCGTCCGCGGCAGCGCCCGCAGCCTCCCCTTCCCCTCGGGGAGCTTCGACGCCGTGATCGCGGTGGAGGTCTTCGAGCACCTCGACCCGGCGACGTGGGACGAGACGATCGCCGAGGCGAGCCGCGTCTTAACACCTCGCGGCGCGCTGGCGATCGTCGACAAGAGCCTGGCCTCGTTCAACTCCCAGCGGCCGTGGATGCCGAGCGCCCTCGTGAAGAAGATCGACGAGCGCCGGGGACGCTGGATGTATCCCTCCGACGGCCCCGTCCGCGAGCGATGGTTCTGGCCCAGCCGGCTGCGCAAGGAACTGTTGAAGTCGTTCGCCGACGTCCGGGTCGTGCACCTGCTGTCGCCGGCCGAGAAGCGGCTGATGCTCTTCCGCCGGCTGCCGTCCGCGCGGCTGATGGCTCTGTGGGTCGCGCGGGGCGGCGGAGGCTCGAATGTCTGA
- a CDS encoding ThuA domain-containing protein, which yields MLGNRRPRKVLFALAFLILAAAAAAAAPIRVLILGGSDDLDRRASRPVLKRLLERSGRFDVRVCETPVGLGARTFEGFDLVVDDGGAGDAATAKALADFVALGKGLVVACGGVCGPSAAADLSPLHAGSVPIGPAALLAVAIVHPEHPIVAGLPGEIRTVGPVPAVVAVPGGETLAVAGAEKAPVLAARTHGAGRVAALALGRDAAALHEPHMGMLLARACEWAATGAVGSDVAKAPPTVRALLITGGHFHDASFYGLFDGVEGLDALPVETAAEAFKKDVRDIFDVVVFYDFTRDLDEEARKNLRAFVEAGKGIVVLHHALLDFQSWAWWSEEVVGGRYRLQREGDAPSSAVMDGVEMFVVPAGEHPVLRGVGPFLVRDEAYKNLYRSEKDRPLLTTDAPASDPILAWVGPCTTARVVAVQLGHGPSAYTHPSYRRLVHNAVRWSARKLD from the coding sequence ATGCTCGGAAACCGTCGCCCCCGCAAGGTCCTGTTCGCGCTGGCGTTCCTCATCCTCGCCGCGGCGGCCGCGGCCGCCGCGCCGATCCGCGTGCTGATCCTCGGCGGCTCGGACGATCTCGATCGCCGGGCGTCGCGGCCCGTCTTGAAACGCCTCCTCGAGCGCTCGGGCCGATTCGACGTCCGCGTCTGCGAGACGCCCGTCGGCCTTGGCGCGAGGACGTTCGAGGGCTTCGACCTGGTCGTCGACGACGGCGGCGCGGGCGACGCGGCGACCGCGAAGGCCCTCGCGGACTTCGTCGCCTTGGGCAAAGGCCTCGTCGTCGCATGCGGCGGCGTCTGCGGGCCGTCGGCCGCCGCGGACCTTTCGCCGCTCCACGCGGGCTCCGTCCCGATCGGGCCAGCAGCGTTGCTAGCCGTCGCGATCGTCCACCCCGAGCACCCGATCGTCGCCGGTCTACCGGGCGAGATTCGCACCGTCGGCCCCGTCCCGGCCGTCGTCGCCGTCCCCGGGGGCGAGACGCTGGCCGTCGCCGGGGCCGAAAAGGCCCCAGTCCTCGCCGCTCGAACGCACGGTGCGGGGCGGGTGGCCGCGCTCGCCCTGGGTCGCGACGCCGCCGCCTTGCATGAGCCCCACATGGGAATGCTGCTGGCCCGCGCCTGCGAGTGGGCCGCGACGGGGGCCGTGGGCTCCGACGTCGCCAAGGCGCCGCCCACGGTCCGAGCCCTCCTGATCACCGGCGGCCACTTCCATGACGCCTCCTTCTACGGCCTGTTCGACGGCGTCGAGGGGCTCGACGCGCTGCCGGTCGAGACGGCGGCCGAGGCCTTCAAGAAGGACGTCCGCGACATATTCGACGTCGTCGTCTTCTACGACTTCACCCGGGACCTCGACGAGGAGGCCCGCAAGAACCTGCGGGCGTTCGTCGAGGCCGGCAAGGGGATCGTCGTGCTCCACCACGCCCTGCTCGATTTCCAGTCGTGGGCCTGGTGGTCCGAGGAGGTCGTCGGTGGCCGGTACCGGCTCCAGCGCGAGGGGGACGCGCCGTCGTCCGCCGTGATGGACGGCGTCGAGATGTTCGTCGTCCCGGCCGGCGAGCACCCCGTCCTGCGTGGCGTGGGCCCGTTCCTGGTCCGCGACGAGGCCTACAAGAATCTGTACCGATCCGAGAAGGATCGGCCCCTGCTGACCACCGACGCCCCGGCCAGCGACCCGATCCTGGCCTGGGTCGGCCCTTGCACGACGGCGCGGGTCGTCGCGGTGCAGCTCGGCCACGGGCCGTCGGCCTACACCCACCCGTCATATCGCAGACTCGTCCACAACGCGGTCCGTTGGTCGGCCCGCAAGCTCGACTGA
- a CDS encoding AraC family transcriptional regulator: MTAIPPGTTELRGFLQLAELFDCLDDVVVWVKDREGRYRWVNRAFLLNHAFGVGAAEAGPHAREVVGKTDYEVSPPFLADQFRMDDEYVLGGRRIVDRIELVGQPDGRTVWSMTNKIPLYDGRGEVVATAGLTRKLAEPDAAVATLSGLGPVLAFLRDHFAEPITNARLAAIAHMSVRAFERRFQDELHTTPQKYLRRLRIRLAARALVTTRQSLAEIAAACGFADQSHFTREFGRWFGRTPREYRAHYSRRDGPVPNAGVEAQDP; the protein is encoded by the coding sequence GTGACGGCCATCCCGCCCGGAACGACGGAACTCCGGGGCTTCCTGCAGCTCGCGGAATTGTTCGACTGCCTGGACGACGTGGTCGTCTGGGTGAAAGACCGCGAGGGGCGGTATCGCTGGGTGAACCGGGCCTTCCTGCTGAACCACGCGTTCGGCGTAGGGGCCGCGGAGGCGGGGCCGCACGCACGCGAGGTGGTGGGGAAGACCGATTACGAGGTCTCGCCGCCGTTCCTGGCCGACCAGTTCCGGATGGACGACGAGTATGTGCTGGGCGGCCGGCGGATCGTCGACCGGATCGAGCTGGTGGGCCAGCCCGACGGGCGGACGGTCTGGAGCATGACGAACAAGATCCCGCTCTACGACGGACGCGGCGAGGTCGTCGCCACGGCCGGGCTGACGCGGAAGCTCGCCGAGCCGGACGCGGCCGTCGCGACCCTGTCCGGGCTGGGGCCGGTGCTGGCCTTCCTCCGCGACCATTTCGCCGAGCCGATCACCAACGCCCGGCTCGCGGCGATCGCCCACATGTCGGTACGCGCCTTCGAAAGGCGGTTCCAGGACGAGCTGCACACGACGCCGCAGAAATACCTGCGCCGGCTCCGCATCCGGCTGGCGGCCCGCGCGCTGGTGACGACGCGGCAGTCGCTGGCCGAGATCGCCGCGGCCTGCGGGTTCGCCGATCAAAGCCATTTCACCCGCGAATTCGGCCGCTGGTTCGGCCGCACCCCGCGCGAGTACCGCGCCCACTATTCGCGCCGCGACGGTCCTGTTCCAAACGCTGGCGTCGAGGCACAAGATCCCTGA
- a CDS encoding family 20 glycosylhydrolase, which translates to MSRFAALGLIVLAGLAAAARADEPDRLDAVLPVRGLCIASPSPKRVDEFARFIELELAPRHVNTLILRVDFNYQYASRPELASADGLSKADAAKLVEVCKKRKIRIIPQVNLLGHQSWSGHVGKLLQVYPEFDETPWVKMPEKYKWPNPDGLYCKSYCPLHPRVHEVVFPVVDEICEAFEADAFHAGLDEVFYIGEAKCERCGGKDRSVLLADEVKRIRDHLAAKNRRLWIWADRLIDGRTTGLGEWEASTNDTHRAVDLIPKDVVLCDWHYVRPDPTTVAFALKGLDVVACPWRKPSVALMQLEDMTKLRERSSRATRKHLLGMVQTVWSGADGFIDEYYGRRPPRRDAKPDESEVACFHALFDAVGKLEAKGESAAATEEGR; encoded by the coding sequence ATGAGCCGATTCGCGGCCCTCGGCCTGATCGTGCTCGCGGGACTCGCCGCCGCGGCGCGGGCCGACGAGCCCGACCGGCTGGACGCGGTCCTGCCGGTGCGGGGCCTCTGCATCGCGTCGCCGAGCCCGAAGCGGGTCGACGAGTTCGCCAGGTTCATCGAGCTGGAGCTGGCCCCGCGACACGTCAACACCCTGATCCTGCGGGTCGACTTCAACTACCAGTACGCCAGCCGCCCCGAGCTGGCCTCGGCCGACGGCCTGTCGAAGGCCGACGCCGCGAAGCTGGTCGAGGTCTGCAAGAAGCGCAAGATCCGGATCATCCCGCAGGTCAACCTGCTGGGCCATCAGTCCTGGTCCGGACACGTGGGCAAGCTGCTCCAGGTCTATCCGGAATTCGACGAGACGCCCTGGGTGAAGATGCCCGAGAAGTACAAGTGGCCCAACCCGGACGGACTCTACTGCAAGAGCTACTGTCCGCTGCACCCCAGGGTCCACGAGGTCGTCTTCCCGGTCGTGGACGAGATCTGCGAAGCCTTCGAGGCCGACGCCTTCCACGCCGGGCTCGACGAGGTCTTCTACATCGGCGAGGCCAAATGCGAGCGCTGCGGCGGCAAGGACCGCTCCGTGCTGCTGGCCGACGAGGTCAAGCGGATCCGCGACCACCTCGCGGCGAAGAATCGGCGGCTCTGGATCTGGGCCGACCGGCTGATCGACGGCCGGACGACCGGACTGGGCGAGTGGGAGGCCAGCACCAACGACACCCACCGCGCCGTGGATTTGATCCCGAAGGACGTCGTCCTCTGCGACTGGCACTACGTGCGCCCCGACCCGACCACCGTCGCGTTCGCCCTCAAAGGCCTCGACGTCGTCGCCTGCCCCTGGCGCAAGCCCTCGGTCGCCCTGATGCAGCTCGAAGACATGACGAAACTCCGCGAGCGGTCGTCGCGGGCCACCCGCAAGCACCTGCTCGGCATGGTCCAGACCGTCTGGTCGGGGGCCGACGGCTTCATCGACGAATACTACGGCCGCCGCCCTCCGCGCCGGGACGCGAAGCCCGACGAGTCGGAGGTCGCCTGCTTCCACGCCCTCTTCGACGCCGTCGGCAAGCTCGAAGCGAAGGGCGAATCCGCCGCGGCGACGGAGGAAGGCCGATGA
- a CDS encoding glycosyltransferase family 4 protein: MDDRSLETFDTAPNAAHWLATRSQGPPPSGSAYLHAPSSAFQSPGGGENQLIQTGRHLEALDVPVRLFSPWTDRLDHARLLHLFGMSREGLELARAARARRVPIVVSPICWYEPRALWALEPTAARKLGAVGAWAMRRAFRGLPGWRRELLATADRVLPNSDEEADQLVRLFGVDRGRIRVVPNGVLPEFGWGSPRLFRERVGDFEFVLFVGRIEPRKNPLGVIRAARRLGLPLVVVGEAPPQHENYERQCRREGGDRVVWLEGLDHHDPLLTSTYAAARVFALCSWFETPGLAALEAALSGAAVVVTPHGSTRSYFGDRATYARPWKVDEIGEALSRAWREGPRPGLAAHVASNYLWDRVAKLTAEVYDQVAD, encoded by the coding sequence ATGGACGACCGATCCCTCGAAACCTTCGACACCGCGCCGAACGCCGCCCACTGGCTGGCGACGCGGTCGCAGGGGCCGCCGCCGTCGGGCTCGGCCTACCTGCACGCCCCCTCGTCCGCCTTCCAGTCGCCGGGCGGCGGCGAGAACCAGTTGATCCAGACGGGCCGTCACCTCGAGGCTCTGGACGTCCCGGTGCGACTCTTCTCGCCCTGGACCGACCGCCTCGACCACGCGCGACTGCTGCACCTGTTCGGCATGTCCCGCGAGGGCCTGGAGCTGGCGAGGGCGGCGCGGGCGAGACGGGTGCCGATCGTGGTCTCGCCGATCTGCTGGTACGAGCCGAGGGCCCTCTGGGCGCTCGAACCGACCGCGGCCCGGAAGCTCGGCGCGGTCGGGGCGTGGGCGATGCGTCGCGCGTTCCGAGGCCTGCCCGGCTGGCGTCGCGAGCTGCTCGCGACGGCCGACCGGGTCCTGCCGAACTCGGACGAGGAGGCGGACCAGCTCGTCCGGCTCTTCGGCGTCGACCGCGGGCGGATCCGCGTGGTGCCCAACGGCGTGCTGCCGGAATTCGGCTGGGGCTCGCCCCGGCTCTTCCGCGAGCGCGTGGGCGACTTCGAGTTCGTCCTGTTCGTGGGCCGGATCGAGCCCCGCAAGAACCCGCTGGGCGTGATCCGCGCCGCGCGACGGCTGGGGCTGCCGCTGGTCGTCGTCGGCGAGGCGCCCCCGCAGCACGAGAACTACGAGAGGCAGTGCCGCCGCGAGGGCGGCGACCGCGTCGTCTGGCTGGAAGGGCTCGACCACCACGACCCGCTGCTGACGTCGACCTACGCCGCCGCGCGGGTCTTCGCCCTGTGCAGCTGGTTCGAGACGCCCGGCCTGGCCGCGCTCGAGGCCGCGCTCTCCGGGGCGGCCGTGGTCGTCACGCCGCACGGGTCGACCCGGTCGTATTTCGGCGACCGCGCGACCTACGCGCGGCCGTGGAAGGTCGACGAGATCGGCGAGGCCCTCTCGCGGGCCTGGCGCGAAGGGCCGCGACCTGGCCTTGCGGCCCACGTCGCTTCGAACTACCTTTGGGACCGCGTCGCCAAGCTCACGGCGGAGGTTTATGATCAGGTCGCCGACTGA
- a CDS encoding CZB domain-containing protein, translating into MIDPASLDHAIASHAKWKFRLREAIKTGKSEWTVETVRPDDLCEFGKWLNALPLADRMRKEWREVKSLHAKFHVAAAGVLESAVAGRQAEATDAMASGGPFTDVSVKLVRLISDWKQAAAEAGGR; encoded by the coding sequence ATGATCGATCCGGCCAGCCTCGACCACGCGATCGCCTCCCACGCCAAGTGGAAGTTCCGGCTGCGCGAGGCCATCAAGACCGGGAAAAGCGAGTGGACCGTCGAGACGGTGCGTCCCGACGACCTCTGCGAGTTCGGCAAGTGGCTGAACGCGCTGCCGCTCGCCGACCGCATGAGGAAGGAGTGGCGCGAGGTGAAGTCGCTCCACGCGAAATTCCACGTCGCCGCGGCCGGCGTCCTGGAATCGGCCGTCGCCGGGCGTCAGGCCGAAGCGACCGACGCGATGGCCTCGGGGGGCCCGTTCACCGACGTCTCCGTGAAGCTGGTCAGGCTCATCTCGGACTGGAAGCAGGCGGCGGCCGAGGCCGGCGGCCGTTGA
- a CDS encoding sugar phosphate isomerase/epimerase family protein, whose amino-acid sequence MIRLGICNELFEGWDLAEVCRTVRGLGYDGLEIAPFTLAPLVTDLSADRRREIRRIIEDSGLATIGLHWLLAKTEGFYLTSPDPAVRRRTGDYLMVLAEAARDLGGSLMVLGSPKQRDLLPGVSYEQAEGYALEVFQRIMPSVGDLGIDLCLEPLAPSETNFLNTCAQAEALIARVDHPHFKLHMDVKAQSGEVEATVPELIRRHAAKAGHFHVQDVNLKGPGMGDVDFAPILKSLVASGYERWVSVEVFDFSPGAEETARRSIDCLRRELDAAYAKHA is encoded by the coding sequence GTGATCCGCCTGGGAATCTGCAATGAGCTGTTCGAGGGCTGGGACCTCGCCGAGGTCTGCCGGACCGTCCGAGGCCTCGGCTACGACGGCCTGGAGATCGCCCCCTTCACTCTCGCCCCGCTCGTCACCGACCTGTCGGCCGACCGTCGCCGCGAGATCCGCCGCATTATCGAGGATTCCGGCCTGGCCACGATCGGCCTGCACTGGCTGCTCGCCAAAACCGAGGGATTCTATCTCACTTCGCCAGACCCCGCCGTCCGCCGCCGAACCGGCGACTACCTCATGGTCCTGGCTGAGGCCGCCCGCGATCTCGGCGGGTCGCTCATGGTGCTGGGCTCGCCGAAGCAGCGCGACCTGCTCCCGGGCGTTTCGTACGAACAGGCGGAGGGATACGCCCTCGAAGTCTTCCAGCGAATCATGCCGAGCGTCGGCGACCTCGGCATCGACCTCTGCCTGGAACCCCTGGCCCCCTCCGAGACGAACTTCCTGAACACATGCGCCCAGGCCGAGGCGCTCATCGCCAGGGTCGACCACCCGCATTTCAAGCTCCACATGGACGTCAAGGCCCAGAGCGGCGAGGTCGAGGCGACCGTCCCCGAGCTGATCCGCCGCCACGCCGCCAAGGCCGGCCACTTCCACGTCCAGGACGTCAACCTGAAAGGTCCGGGAATGGGCGACGTCGACTTCGCCCCGATCCTCAAGTCGCTCGTCGCATCCGGCTACGAACGCTGGGTTTCGGTCGAGGTCTTCGATTTCTCGCCCGGGGCCGAGGAGACCGCCCGCCGCAGCATCGATTGCCTGCGGCGCGAACTCGACGCCGCGTATGCGAAGCATGCCTGA